The Gossypium hirsutum isolate 1008001.06 chromosome A13, Gossypium_hirsutum_v2.1, whole genome shotgun sequence nucleotide sequence gaatctcgtttctcttgatctataatagaaaatttaactcatttattattcacaCAAGTCAATTCAGTTCAAAAATTACATTatagaaaattacatttttacccctaaacttttacatttttacactttagtccctaggcttgtaaattgAAATAGATTCAATTTCTTCGACACCCATGCCTAGTTGAGCCTTATACATTcctatagcagcccatatttttcttttattctcattttaacacccattttacaactttttacaaataggtccttttaggcattttcatcaaaaatcatttagcaaaagtcgtttatcaaacaactaacatgcattttctaccattaagcatcaaaatacacaaatatccatcatgggtaaaattttatactttgattatgtcttaaattagtggtagaaatagatagatcatgttacaaggatttcaaaaacataaaaatcattaaaaacggggttagaacggacttataatcgagcttggaagctttgagaaaccctaaccatggtttctccttgtaaaattcggccatgggaggaagaaggacaaaaattggcttttaatttggctttttaattcatttaattaccaaattactaaaatgcccttaatgaaaaactttagaaacatacctaaccaatggtctaattaccatttaagtaccttcaatttaaaatctcatagcaattagacacctctagcatgtagaactcaacttttgcactttttacaatttagtcctttttgctaaattgagtgctcaaacgttaaaattttcgaacaaaattttcacgaaatcattccacaaaactatagaccataaaaatgtaataaaaataagtttttctacGTAGGATTCATggccccgaaactactgttccgactaggcccaaaatctggCTGTTACAAACGGATTCATAAATCTTGCAAGACAAGGGGAAATCAAATTGTAGGAGTCGGGCTCAAAGGGCATTGTTAAGCCCTGATGCTTCACCTAAGGTGAAACTACGAGGAGTTGACATCAACGCTTGCCAACTATTTCTTCTTAAGAATTCTGAAGGTACCCCATATGAGGCCATTAATTTGGCAACAAAAAAACCACCCCGATTCTTTGGGCATATCTCAAATTGTTGATATATGTCATGGTGATCAGCTAGCTGTGGTTCAATGTCGGGAAAACACCGGCGAAAACAAGTGACAACATCTCCCtctaatgaataaaaataaacgCTTCTATCACTATTGTCACTTTTGACAATCAATGTCGTGGCTAAAGTGACATGCATATAAGTTATTATTTTTCGTCACCTATATcgttaaataacaaaaatatatctTCTATGACATTTGGATAAACGCCACAAATAGTCAAATTTATACACATACCCTTTATGACGTCCTTGAGCTTCAAAGCGTAGTACCGATTGGAGGACAATGGCTGACCGAGAACGGGAATGAAAGTGACATATCGACCTGCATCGTTTCCATATTGAAGCTCAATCTTCTTGTTTTAAGGGAAAGGCAAGCTGTCTAGCTGGTGGCTTTTGCACAATTCGAAACAAGAAGTTGGCTCAGCTTCTTCGTCAAGGATTACCAGTATGCCGGAGTTGGGACCCTAGGGAGGTGGCAACGAAAGTGATGGAGACCATTATTACATAGAAAGAGGCCTTGTTATATACATCTTTCGAGGTAACTTTGGGTTTGCGGCACTGATATAAACTTGTTTTATTTGGTATTCGATATCTTTTCAAGGAATCTGAATATATGTGGATGTGATCTCATTCTTGATGGTGAGTATTTATAAGAGAGATGATACGttgaattaaagtaattaaaatgtaTGCTTTGGCATTTAGATAAAAGCCTGGACTTTGAAACATTCTTTTTGACCAACTGATGAGAGCAAcactttttcatttaaaagaatGATTAAAAGTCAAATGGCATGTTTTTCAATGAttataatgaatttttatataaaaaacaacAGAAATTTGACTTagccaaaacaaaataaaaggcaAATGGCGTATGGTATTCAACGGTAATGGGAACGAAATTGAATAATAACCCTCCAACTATCATTCCTGCCTCAAGGTGGATCAGACCGAATGGTAATACGGTAAAGATTAACTGTGATGCGTCATGGAATGAAGGCAGTAATATAGCTGGTATTGCTGTGCTCGCAAGAAACAACCTAGGGGAAGTTTTGGATAGCGAAAATGCTAGAGTATATGCTTCATCATCTCGTGTGGCGGAAGCCCTTGCTGTTCGACTCGATGCTTCTATGATTGCTAAACATCAATGGTTTGGGTCTTCTttaaaatctgatttttttttctcttaaatcgGGATGCAACTTCTGAGGAGCAAAACTATGGAGATGGAAATTTTTAGTGTTGTTGAAtctctaaatttttctttttgtttcactTCTAGAGCTTGTAACAAGGTGGCTGACTGGGTTGCAAAAAGAACTAGGTTATGTTCTTGCCTAAATACAAAAGAATAGTAAAAGAATCTTCTATAAAAATTCACCCATTGCAAAAGGATAACATAAATAATCATTCCCATTTGTTTCTAACAGATTGAGTATGCTTAAAATCATATGTCAATGCTAAACTCCCATCCATTCTTCTCAATGCAAACCTCTCCACCAACACATACCACCCAAATCGATTCCACTCACCATTTGTTTCCATTTTCTCCACCCTTTTAACCCTTTCTTGCCTTTCCTTCCCACCACTCCACCCAAACCTTTCTTCTTCCCACTTCATTCTCTCAACAATGGACAAACTTagcccaatacccaaacctcCTTTGCGGAACCACATCACTCTGTCGACCGTTTCCTGATCGTCTACCGAAATCTCCATTGTCCCGTTAACTTTAACCACTTCTTTTTCAACCGTCGTGTCAACAACTACTACATTGTCTTCGTTATAGTCATTGTTGTAGGCAAAAAGTTGTTCCCATCTTTGCTCAAGTGTCATTTCGTAATACATTGATCTAGTCATTTGATCTTTTGGTCTTCCATCTTTGATGAAAATGAAAGGGCAGTACCATTTCCCGACAACAACAGGTTCAGAATTCTTGCAagacaaggggaaatcgaagtgTGGGAGCCGAGCTCGGAGGGCTGTGTCGAGCCCTGGTGCTTCACCCAAGGTGAAACAACGAGGAATTGAGGTGAACGCCCGCCAACCTTTTC carries:
- the LOC107893585 gene encoding uncharacterized protein — translated: MYVTRPLSMYKQFPSSLSLPPPEGPNSGILVILDEEAEPTCCFGLCKSHELDDLPFPQNKKIELQYTTGTSGENRHVHCNDVFFIPVLGQPLSSNRYYALQPRGSHKGEAFTNSSKEDAVTCCFCRCFPDIEPQPADEHDIYQQFEIRPTNWGGRFVAKSVAQDGVPPGFLGRKGWRAFTSIPRCFTLGEAPGLDTALRARLPHFDFPLSCKNSEPVVVGKWYCPFIFIKDGRPKDQMTRSMYYEMTLEQRWEQLFAYNNDYNEDNVVVVDTTVEKEVVKVNGTMEISVDDQETVDRVMWFRKGGLGIGLSLSIVERMKWEEERFGWSGGKERQERVKRVEKMETNGEWNRFGWYVLVERFALRRMDGSLALTYDFKHTQSVRNKWE